From Sphingopyxis sp. MWB1, a single genomic window includes:
- a CDS encoding DNA methyltransferase has product MADRRPLNPYPVDTSAELLRLIGTYQDSALAVSFREMVPWIKVGERATHYLHSYPAKLLPQIAHFFLAASILSKQGDTVLDPFGGTGTVALEALLSGRNAINADANPLARLIAQVKTRVLSDDELLNAFEGVKNRYKLARAGKPPSVVNLEYWYSAVDIRALCRLRSAVLGERHKPLRDFLLVTFSSVCRRVSNADPRFSVPVRRKDSGTGDVGARSLVWDHFENQFFANAERFCSLRQMGFKSRARHCVGDDARDLRVASDWDDLGKKRLPDSSVDLIITSPPYAGAQKYIRASSLSLGWLGLAGSRELRGFERKNIGREHLDLGEVQRIPKSGLEQADALISAISRENSSRAAIVATYLVEMQLALKESVRALRPGGYFVLVIGDNQVCGREFASSRYLTQILNDLGLQTRLRLVDEIRSRGLITKRNKTAGMISKEWIILLQKPVESL; this is encoded by the coding sequence TTGGCTGATCGTCGCCCGCTTAATCCTTATCCTGTAGATACCTCGGCCGAACTGCTCCGCTTGATCGGAACATATCAAGATTCCGCTTTGGCGGTCTCGTTCAGAGAGATGGTGCCGTGGATCAAGGTCGGCGAGCGTGCCACTCACTATCTCCATTCATACCCTGCGAAGCTTCTACCTCAAATTGCTCATTTCTTCCTCGCTGCAAGCATACTGAGCAAGCAAGGTGACACGGTGTTGGATCCATTCGGAGGGACGGGAACCGTAGCATTGGAAGCGCTGCTGTCCGGACGCAACGCGATCAACGCCGACGCAAATCCCCTCGCACGACTGATCGCCCAAGTTAAGACCAGGGTGCTGTCAGATGACGAACTTCTCAACGCATTCGAAGGCGTCAAAAACCGCTACAAGCTCGCACGAGCGGGCAAACCTCCTTCAGTGGTGAATTTGGAGTATTGGTACTCCGCTGTCGACATTCGCGCCCTTTGCCGGCTGCGATCAGCCGTTCTTGGCGAACGCCATAAGCCCTTGCGAGATTTTCTGCTCGTCACGTTTTCTTCTGTCTGTCGCCGAGTAAGCAATGCAGACCCGCGGTTTTCCGTCCCAGTGCGTCGAAAAGACAGCGGCACTGGCGATGTCGGCGCCCGCTCACTTGTTTGGGATCACTTTGAGAACCAGTTCTTCGCGAATGCAGAGCGTTTTTGCAGTCTTCGCCAGATGGGCTTCAAATCGCGCGCGCGACACTGCGTTGGGGACGATGCGCGAGACTTGCGCGTGGCAAGCGATTGGGATGATCTTGGGAAAAAGCGGCTGCCAGATTCATCGGTGGATCTGATTATCACATCGCCACCTTACGCTGGCGCTCAAAAATACATTCGTGCGTCGAGCCTTAGTCTGGGTTGGCTCGGATTGGCTGGCTCACGTGAGCTGAGAGGCTTTGAACGGAAAAACATAGGCCGCGAGCATCTCGACTTGGGAGAAGTGCAGCGTATCCCGAAATCAGGATTGGAGCAGGCGGACGCGCTGATCTCTGCGATCTCGCGCGAGAATTCCAGTCGAGCAGCAATAGTTGCGACCTACCTTGTAGAGATGCAATTGGCTTTGAAAGAGAGCGTGCGGGCGCTTCGTCCGGGCGGCTATTTCGTGCTCGTCATTGGCGACAATCAAGTGTGCGGACGCGAATTTGCATCATCCCGCTACCTCACCCAGATTCTAAATGACCTCGGGCTTCAGACCAGATTGCGGCTCGTTGATGAAATCCGGTCACGAGGGCTGATCACCAAGCGGAACAAGACGGCAGGTATGATATCGAAAGAATGGATCATTCTGCTTCAAAAGCCGGTAGAATCACTGTGA
- a CDS encoding thiamine-phosphate kinase, giving the protein MPDGLKMSDVGEKAFLAKLLPTLSVDPAFVNGFGHDASVMDIGLPETDLVMKIDRAAKPISALNGWSDYRVWGRMAVTANCSDILTVGGRPRGFMLSLSMQDDTPVDVAEAIVAGAAEECQRHGVAFLGGDTKEAMGMNVVGAALGTIDKNRHFNRRGGKAGDLLVLAGTVGGFLGAYRTCQAGGFPEPDAVEYLSRPRAAWKEALALASLEGVRSACDLSDGLSSSALSVVGSGAGAVLNFDALPFHPLARASAATRGVDLLSYAFGVGDWGILYAVDPSAGSAIADLKAKGLSLAIVGLVESEPGLRLRRGHLFAISASENEHFRQRMEDEGDYFDLQESSLVLTSLVP; this is encoded by the coding sequence ATGCCAGATGGCCTGAAAATGTCAGACGTGGGTGAAAAGGCGTTTCTCGCGAAGCTGCTTCCGACGCTCTCTGTCGACCCAGCGTTCGTAAACGGATTCGGCCATGACGCGAGCGTGATGGACATAGGTCTTCCGGAAACGGATCTGGTCATGAAGATCGACCGGGCGGCCAAGCCGATCTCGGCTTTGAACGGCTGGTCCGACTACCGCGTGTGGGGACGGATGGCCGTCACCGCGAACTGCAGTGACATCTTAACCGTCGGCGGGAGGCCTCGAGGCTTCATGCTGTCGCTTAGCATGCAGGATGACACGCCAGTCGATGTTGCGGAAGCCATCGTGGCGGGAGCTGCAGAGGAATGCCAGCGCCACGGCGTCGCCTTTCTGGGAGGCGATACCAAAGAGGCTATGGGTATGAACGTGGTGGGCGCCGCTCTTGGCACTATCGACAAAAATCGCCATTTCAACAGGCGTGGCGGCAAAGCCGGTGACCTGCTCGTCCTTGCTGGAACCGTTGGTGGTTTCCTAGGTGCTTACCGAACGTGTCAAGCCGGCGGCTTTCCTGAACCAGATGCCGTTGAGTACTTGTCGCGTCCTCGAGCCGCTTGGAAGGAAGCATTGGCGTTAGCTTCACTGGAAGGCGTCAGGAGTGCCTGCGATCTTAGCGACGGACTAAGCTCCAGCGCACTAAGCGTGGTAGGCTCAGGGGCCGGTGCCGTGCTCAACTTCGACGCGCTGCCATTCCATCCTCTCGCGCGAGCGAGCGCGGCCACGAGGGGCGTAGACCTGCTGTCTTACGCTTTCGGTGTCGGTGACTGGGGGATACTCTATGCGGTCGACCCATCGGCTGGGAGCGCCATTGCGGACTTAAAGGCGAAAGGACTTTCGCTCGCGATTGTTGGCCTAGTGGAGTCCGAGCCGGGCCTTCGACTGAGGCGAGGCCACCTGTTCGCCATATCCGCTTCGGAGAATGAGCACTTCAGGCAGCGCATGGAAGACGAAGGGGACTATTTTGACCTTCAGGAAAGCAGTTTGGTTCTGACGTCGTTAGTTCCCTAG
- a CDS encoding ORC-CDC6 family AAA ATPase gives MSFPPATENPFELSKASNFSVTEVLDYWVDIMEDKGGLMSVLQPKQITPMMLLGGKGSGKTHLLRYCSAPVQAARHQNKLTEAIQREGFIGIYVPTEALNPHRFAEKGQSAAAWADIFAMYFELWLVTALLETVIDHAIDEIDNASQAALASEIANLFDEDVSNNFRTLTDGLEYLVRVRKNIDVVVNNSSLRGNLDGLTVPFSHGKLIYGVPQALEKLLDFMPGKTVVYLIDEAENLTVDQQRFLNTLIRYRKGNATIRVGARLYGIRTNEILGSGEPNKLDAEYHQVILDEFLRDQEEEYTKLIKGLVSTRLRRLNRAPRGQEALDSYFVSLSREEEWRQAMLELARKYDADDRERPYFKRLRKHIEAAFPGDVDLSDAIVQHLRADEDPIVEKTSIFMLYRRWPSQRANLLNLAKNIEQKAGAYRSGDRRGEMAKTLLYFRSDLIAQFYRDCRQRVPFAGLKTLTELSQGIPRNFLTILKYIYRRSFFANEAPFDGGVISVTSQSNGVRDSSAWFWEDAQPDGDGEDVREAIEALALLFRSVRFSDRPAECDLCTFSVDTETLSLRSRKILKLAENWSYLIQVREGARNKNDRGVSQKYQLGPMLAPQWDISEHRRGNIELRPDLANAIFDKDSRDLLPGLVRARVAGMRAESFASGGKGDQDELFQP, from the coding sequence ATGAGCTTTCCTCCAGCCACAGAGAACCCATTCGAGCTGAGCAAGGCTAGCAACTTCTCGGTGACCGAGGTTTTGGACTATTGGGTTGATATCATGGAGGACAAGGGCGGACTGATGTCCGTGCTCCAGCCCAAGCAAATTACACCAATGATGCTGCTTGGCGGCAAAGGGAGCGGCAAAACTCACCTGCTTCGGTATTGCTCTGCGCCGGTCCAAGCAGCCCGGCATCAGAATAAGCTGACGGAGGCTATTCAGCGTGAGGGGTTCATTGGGATTTACGTGCCTACCGAAGCCCTCAACCCTCATAGGTTTGCGGAAAAGGGCCAAAGCGCCGCTGCTTGGGCCGACATCTTCGCGATGTATTTCGAGCTTTGGCTGGTCACCGCCTTACTCGAGACGGTGATCGACCACGCAATCGATGAAATTGATAACGCTTCCCAAGCAGCGCTGGCCTCAGAGATCGCCAACCTTTTTGACGAGGATGTATCGAATAATTTTAGGACCTTAACGGACGGTCTCGAGTATCTCGTCCGGGTCAGAAAGAACATCGATGTTGTTGTGAATAATAGTTCTCTCCGAGGCAATTTGGATGGCCTGACCGTTCCGTTCTCTCACGGAAAGCTAATTTACGGCGTCCCGCAAGCTCTTGAAAAATTGCTCGACTTTATGCCCGGGAAAACGGTCGTATATCTGATCGATGAAGCCGAAAATCTGACTGTGGATCAGCAGAGATTCCTCAACACCTTAATCCGATATCGGAAGGGGAACGCCACCATCCGCGTCGGGGCTAGGTTGTATGGCATTCGGACCAACGAGATCTTGGGGTCAGGCGAACCCAACAAGCTAGACGCGGAGTATCATCAGGTAATCCTGGATGAGTTCTTGAGAGACCAAGAAGAGGAATACACCAAGCTGATCAAAGGCTTGGTTTCGACGCGCTTAAGACGCCTCAATCGCGCCCCTAGAGGTCAGGAAGCGCTCGATAGCTATTTCGTTAGCCTCAGCCGCGAAGAGGAATGGAGGCAGGCGATGCTCGAGCTCGCCAGGAAGTACGATGCTGATGATCGAGAGCGTCCGTACTTCAAGCGGTTGCGGAAGCATATCGAAGCGGCCTTTCCCGGGGATGTCGACCTGAGCGATGCCATCGTTCAGCATCTCAGAGCGGACGAAGATCCGATCGTCGAAAAGACAAGCATTTTCATGTTGTACCGGCGCTGGCCATCGCAGAGGGCTAATCTACTCAACCTCGCAAAGAACATCGAGCAGAAGGCGGGCGCCTACCGAAGCGGCGATCGACGCGGAGAGATGGCTAAGACACTACTCTATTTTCGATCCGACCTTATTGCCCAGTTCTATCGAGACTGCCGCCAACGCGTCCCCTTCGCAGGCCTGAAGACGCTCACGGAGCTTAGCCAAGGCATCCCTCGAAATTTCCTTACAATCCTCAAGTACATCTACCGTCGCTCATTTTTTGCCAACGAAGCTCCATTCGACGGCGGCGTGATAAGCGTAACCTCTCAATCGAATGGCGTCCGCGACAGCTCGGCGTGGTTTTGGGAAGATGCCCAACCAGATGGCGATGGCGAGGACGTGCGCGAGGCGATTGAAGCGCTGGCGCTGCTATTTCGTAGTGTGCGGTTCAGCGACAGACCGGCTGAATGTGACCTCTGTACGTTTAGTGTTGATACAGAGACCCTCTCGCTGCGGTCGCGCAAGATCCTCAAGCTTGCCGAAAATTGGTCGTACCTTATCCAAGTCCGTGAGGGCGCCCGGAACAAAAACGACCGCGGAGTCAGCCAAAAGTATCAGTTGGGACCAATGCTCGCCCCGCAATGGGATATATCTGAGCATCGTCGCGGAAATATAGAACTTCGCCCTGACTTGGCCAACGCGATCTTCGACAAGGATAGCCGAGACCTTCTCCCCGGCCTAGTTCGAGCGCGGGTCGCGGGCATGCGAGCTGAAAGCTTCGCAAGCGGCGGCAAAGGAGATCAAGACGAGCTGTTTCAACCATGA
- a CDS encoding tyrosine-type recombinase/integrase, whose protein sequence is MGRSEFDYLPPRPAWNAGRKVGAKRPLKPRQIWAIRFHLDREHRLRDRALFDLAIDSKLRGCDLVKIKIGDLVAGGELRTRAMVIQQKTNRPVQFEIMSDARGSLLAWLERRGGSIEDFAFPSRVDHSAHMSTRQYARLVDEWVTAVGLRSEDYGTHSLRRTKASIIYKATGNLRAVQILLGHTKIENTVRYLGVDVEDALTLAEGIEV, encoded by the coding sequence ATGGGTAGGTCAGAATTCGACTATTTACCTCCACGACCGGCGTGGAATGCCGGTCGAAAGGTTGGCGCAAAGCGGCCGTTAAAACCACGGCAGATTTGGGCAATTCGCTTTCACTTAGATCGAGAGCATCGGCTTCGAGACAGGGCGCTGTTCGATCTTGCGATCGACAGCAAACTGAGGGGCTGCGATCTAGTGAAGATAAAGATCGGCGACCTTGTAGCCGGCGGTGAGTTGAGAACGCGGGCGATGGTGATCCAGCAGAAGACCAATCGGCCCGTTCAGTTCGAAATCATGTCGGATGCTCGCGGGAGCCTCTTGGCATGGCTTGAGCGGCGCGGCGGATCGATCGAGGATTTTGCGTTCCCCAGCCGGGTCGACCACTCCGCTCATATGAGCACGCGTCAATATGCGCGTCTCGTCGATGAATGGGTGACGGCGGTTGGCCTTCGAAGCGAAGATTACGGAACGCATTCGCTGCGCAGAACGAAGGCGTCGATCATCTACAAGGCGACCGGAAATTTGCGTGCGGTGCAGATTCTGCTCGGTCACACTAAGATTGAAAATACCGTGCGATATCTCGGCGTCGACGTTGAAGACGCCTTGACTTTGGCGGAAGGCATCGAAGTCTAA
- a CDS encoding phosphoribosyltransferase-like protein has translation MSPLDELRALDAVDEDDSADWEETKQTLRTRITILSERAWEGRVKWDLVERWMSNFTGESGLDIQKERIHALYLLSQFLYFGSREIRVLLKALYRDLFLLPLIQEVREKHNGIRDPNLLRGLVEAELEKTRFLGVGNPSESGVHLLYFFRQENGLRKRHFLDTAQILERHLLPDSSYQRRLRYPDVERYIFVDDVCGSGDTAIKYSKDFLTEVKECKDEVTLSYLAMFSTDDGMKAVREQSIFGQAAAAVYELDKTYKCLSADSRYLKVVPDKIEPDTVRKVALTYGEKLLPNHPNGFLGSELLMGFHHNTPDNTIPVIWMDESHGSSIPWTPAFRRYPKVA, from the coding sequence GTGAGTCCGCTCGACGAACTGCGTGCCCTTGATGCCGTCGACGAAGACGATAGCGCAGATTGGGAGGAAACAAAGCAGACGCTGCGCACCCGCATCACGATCCTAAGCGAGCGCGCTTGGGAGGGTCGGGTTAAGTGGGATCTAGTGGAACGCTGGATGTCGAACTTCACGGGTGAGTCCGGCTTGGACATCCAAAAAGAGCGCATTCACGCTTTGTATCTTTTGTCGCAATTCCTATACTTCGGCAGTCGGGAAATACGCGTTCTTCTTAAAGCTCTGTATCGTGACCTGTTTCTTCTCCCGTTGATCCAGGAAGTACGTGAGAAGCACAACGGGATTCGTGATCCGAACCTCCTGAGAGGGCTCGTGGAGGCCGAGCTGGAAAAGACGAGATTTCTAGGTGTCGGAAATCCCTCAGAAAGTGGGGTCCACCTCCTATATTTCTTCCGTCAGGAGAATGGACTCCGGAAGAGGCACTTCCTCGACACGGCTCAGATTCTTGAGCGCCATCTATTGCCGGATAGCAGTTATCAACGGCGGCTGCGGTATCCCGATGTAGAGCGCTACATATTTGTCGACGATGTCTGCGGATCCGGAGACACCGCCATCAAATACTCGAAGGATTTTCTCACCGAAGTTAAGGAGTGCAAGGACGAGGTCACCTTGTCATATTTGGCCATGTTTTCCACTGACGACGGTATGAAGGCCGTGCGGGAGCAGTCTATCTTTGGACAAGCGGCAGCCGCGGTCTACGAGTTGGACAAGACTTACAAATGCCTAAGTGCGGATTCTCGCTATCTGAAAGTCGTTCCCGACAAGATTGAGCCCGACACCGTCCGCAAGGTTGCGTTGACCTATGGCGAGAAACTCCTGCCGAACCATCCCAATGGTTTTCTCGGCAGCGAACTCTTGATGGGCTTCCACCACAATACGCCAGACAATACGATCCCCGTAATTTGGATGGACGAATCGCACGGATCGTCGATCCCTTGGACGCCCGCCTTCCGGCGCTACCCAAAGGTCGCATAA
- a CDS encoding DUF4238 domain-containing protein produces MVNAKSNVPKRHHFIPQMMLRHFTDAEGRLWFWRREFEKGDIRFTSTQNLFVQKDLYTVVLPNGEKDVALEKFFSLLEDVGVKFISDLAAIVRDGSVPDLDERAWQFWSDFFYYHLKRTPGFIEAFAAQMNLEGRVKKAVAKIEADLQASGTQQSDPDLALRIRRNAIVTAQRSPPSAEVREAFSKMGLAIYVNRDPKKSFIVGDVPGATVAFRLPDRSWSRPTLFLPLTWDICVGQLDRRKEVEVVGVEPDQVRRMNEASATRSTLFAGRSEQLIESLSRNAGYTGVLPIIEE; encoded by the coding sequence ATGGTGAACGCAAAGAGCAACGTCCCAAAGAGGCATCACTTTATTCCGCAGATGATGCTGCGCCATTTTACTGATGCGGAAGGCCGCTTGTGGTTTTGGCGGCGAGAATTTGAAAAGGGCGACATCCGTTTCACGTCGACGCAGAACCTGTTTGTGCAGAAGGATTTGTACACAGTGGTGCTGCCAAATGGCGAAAAAGATGTCGCCCTTGAGAAATTCTTCTCATTGCTCGAGGATGTTGGTGTCAAGTTTATCTCAGATTTGGCTGCAATCGTACGAGACGGCTCGGTACCTGATCTCGATGAACGGGCTTGGCAGTTCTGGTCGGACTTCTTTTACTACCATCTTAAGCGCACTCCCGGGTTCATCGAGGCATTTGCCGCTCAAATGAACTTAGAAGGCCGAGTTAAAAAGGCTGTAGCGAAAATCGAGGCCGATCTTCAGGCTTCGGGGACGCAACAGAGCGATCCCGACCTCGCATTGAGGATTCGGCGCAATGCCATCGTTACAGCTCAAAGGTCCCCGCCAAGCGCCGAGGTTCGAGAAGCGTTCAGCAAGATGGGTTTGGCGATTTATGTAAACAGGGATCCCAAAAAGAGCTTTATTGTCGGCGACGTTCCTGGCGCCACGGTCGCATTCCGCCTTCCTGACAGGAGTTGGTCACGGCCAACACTATTTCTGCCTCTGACCTGGGACATTTGTGTTGGCCAGCTTGATCGGCGGAAGGAAGTCGAGGTTGTCGGTGTCGAGCCGGACCAAGTGCGACGCATGAATGAGGCTTCCGCAACGCGTTCCACACTGTTCGCGGGTCGCTCGGAGCAACTTATCGAATCCTTATCGCGCAATGCTGGGTACACGGGCGTGCTGCCGATCATCGAGGAGTGA